Proteins co-encoded in one Columba livia isolate bColLiv1 breed racing homer chromosome 14, bColLiv1.pat.W.v2, whole genome shotgun sequence genomic window:
- the BRD8 gene encoding bromodomain-containing protein 8 isoform X3 — MAAGTGKHKLLSAGPTEPWSIREKLCLASSVMRSGDQNWVSVSRAIKPFAEPGRPPDWFSQKHCASQYSELLETTETPKRKRGEKGEVVETVEDVIVRKLTAERVEELKKIIKETQEKYRQLKKDAELIQAGHMDNRLEELCNEIMIKKKMEEEEAEVKRKATDAAYQARQAIKNPPRRLTGVMVRSPAGSTSPGGDYTLGDLSQPAVDEASPGVGENEMAVASGHMNSSGVLLEVGGVLPVLHSGEMQSAPGAVPASPAASGAPTLSRLLEAGPAQFSSPLASFSAVASEPPAKLLPPPVEPVSQATIVMMPTLSAPPVVPPAAAPESVATVSQTEACVSMEAVSDSHTVTVSMDSSEISMIIDSIKKECLGSGAGSAAGSSKDHCMDGKEDLDLAEKMDIAVSYTGEELDFDTVGNIIAIIEDKVDDHPEVLDAAVVEAALSSFCEDTDDPQTLPGPWEHSIRQEHEKQAQIPQVSVTVKQERLECEEPEAKGIRDLMGIGELGSEIKAEPAEQEQNQLGPEEIIPATARGTETPELRSQEIEEDQRAAVAAGETAEIEIESAKGEDAVHNIVKTETPPDDDSSPPQVPNVSEDSSQADVQHKFELSESMKEEAQALFRSQMKDAQGEEDDEDGASEAASLEEPKEEDQGEGYLSEMDNEPPVSESDDGFSVHNAPLQSHTLADSIPSSPASSQFSVCSEDQEAIQAQKIWKKAIMLVWRAAANHRYANVFLQPVTDDIAPGYHSIVQRPMDLSTIKKNIENGLIRTTAEFQRDIMLMFQNAVMYNSSDHDVYHMAVEMQRDVLEQIQQFLATQLIMQTSESGISAKSLRGRDSTRKQDASEKDSVPMGSPAFLLSLFDGGTRGRRCAIEADMKMKK; from the exons ATGGCGGCGGGGACGGGCA AGCACAAGCTGCTGAGCGCCGGCCCCACGGAGCCCTGGTCCATCCGCGAGAAGCTCTGCCTGGCCTCGTCCGTCATGCGCAGCGGAGACCAGAACTG GGTCTCGGTCAGCAGAGCTATCAAACCTTTTGCAGAGCCTGGACGCCCACCTGACTGGTTTTCCCAAAAG cACTGTGCATCTCAGTATTCAGAGCTCTTGGAGACTACGGAAACCCCCAA GAGAAAACGTGGTGAGAAGGGAGAAGTTGTGGAAACTGTAGAAGATGTTATTGTGCGGAAACTGACTGCAGAACGAGTGGAGGagttgaagaaaattattaaagaaacaCAGGAGAAATACCG GCAACTCAAGAAGGATGCAGAGCTGATCCAGGCCGGACACATGGATAACAGACTGGAGGAGCTGTGCAATGAGATTATGAT aaagaaaaaaatggaggaggaggaggcagaagtCAAGAGGAAGGCTACAGATGCTGCTTATCAGG CTCGTCAGGCCATTAAGAATCCGCCACGACGATTAACGGGTGTGATGGTTCGGTCCCCTGCAGGCTCAACTTCCCCAGGGGGAGACTATACCCTGGGAGATCTGTCTCAGCCCGCTGTGGATGAGGCCAGTCCAGGG GTCGGTGAAAACGAAATGGCAGTGGCTTCTGGCCACATGAACAGCTCAGGAGTCCTGCTGGAGGTCGGAGGTGTCCTCCCAGTGCTGCACAGTGGGGAAATGCAGTCGGCACCTGGTGCTGTCCCTGCATCTCCTGCCGCTTCAG GTGCTCCTACGCTTTCCCGGCTTTTAGAGGCTGGTCCTGCACAGTTCAGCTCACCTCTTGCTTCCTTCTCCGCTGTTGCCAGCGAACCTCCAGCTAAACTCCTGCCACCCCCCGTAGAGCCTGTGTCGCAGGCAACCATTGTCATGATGCCCACGCTGTCAGCACCGCCCGTTGtgccaccagctgcagctccagaaaGCGTAGCCACAG TAAGCCAGACAGAAGCCTGCGTTTCCATGGAGGCTGTGTCTGATTCCCACACCGTGACAGTGTCCATGGACAGCAGTGAAATATCCATGATCATTGATTCCATCAAGAAGGAGTGCCTGGGTTCTGGGGCTGGCAGCGCTGCAGGCTCTTCCAAAGATCACTGCATGGATGGGAAAGAAGACCTGGATTTGGCTGAGAAAATGGATATTGCAGTGTCCTATACAGGGGAAGAGCTGGACTTCGATACTGTTGGAAATATTATAGCCATCATTGAGGACAAA GTAGATGACCACCCTGAAGTCCTGGATGCAGCAGTTGTTGAAGCTGCTCTGTCGTCTTTCTGTGAAGATACTGATGACCCTCAGACACTGCCTGGCCCGTGGGAACACTCAATTCGTCAGGAGCACGAGAAACAGGCCCAGATACCCCAAGTGTCTGTGACTGTGAAGCAGGAGAGGCTGGAGTGTGAGGAGCCAGAGGCAAAGGGAATTCGAGACCTAATGGGCATTGGCGAGCTGGGGTCAGAAATAAAGGCAGaacctgcagagcaggagcagaatcAGCTGGGCCCTGAGGAAATCATACCAGCAACTGCAAGAGGGACAGAAACACCAGAGCTTAGAAGTCAAGAGATAGAAGAAGATCAAAGAGCAGCTGTAGCAGCAGGAGAGACGGCTGAAATTGAGATAGAATCGGCCAAGGGAGAAGACGCAGTGCACAACATAGTGAAGACAGAG ACCCCACCTGATGATGATTCATCCCCTCCACAAGTCCCAAATGTGAGTGAAGACTCCTCACAGGCTGATGTTCAGCACAAATTTGAGCTGTCAG agTCAATGAAGGAGGAGGCCCAAGCCCTGTTTAGAAGTCAGATGAAG GATGCACAGGGCGAAGAGGATGATGAGGATGGTGCCAGTGAGGCTGCCAGTTTGGAGGAGCCCAAAGAAGAAGATCAGGGTGAGGGATATCTATCAGAGATGGATAACGAACCCCCCGTGAGTGAGAGCGATGATGGCTTCAGTGTCCATAACGCACCTTTACAGTCTCACACGCTAGCTGACTCCAtccccagcagcccagcctCCTCACAGTT CTCAGTGTGCAGTGAGGACCAGGAAGCGATACAGGCCCAGAAGATCTGGAAGAAAGCCATCATGCTagtctggagagcagcagctaATCACAG GTATGCCAATGTCTTTCTACAGCCTGTAACTGATGATATAGCACCCGGCTACCACAGTATTGTGCAGAG GCCAATGGATTTGTCTACCATCAAAAAGAACATTGAGAATGGGCTGATACGAACCACAGCTGAGTTCCAGCGTGATATTATGTTGATGTTTCAAAATGCAGTGATGTACAACAGCTCTGACCATGACGTGTACCACATGGCTGTGGAGATGCAACGAGATGTCCTGGAGCAGATCCAG CAATTTCTGGCCACTCAGCTGATCATGCAAACATCAGAGTCAGGGATCAGTGCAAAGAGCTTGCGTGGGCGAGACTCCACTCGCAAGCAAGATGCTTCGGAGAAG GACAGTGTCCCAATGGgctctcctgccttccttctctctctcttt GACGGAGGCACCAGAGGGCGTCGCTGTGCCATCGAGGCAGACatgaagatgaagaaatga
- the BRD8 gene encoding bromodomain-containing protein 8 isoform X2, whose protein sequence is MAAGTGKHKLLSAGPTEPWSIREKLCLASSVMRSGDQNWVSVSRAIKPFAEPGRPPDWFSQKHCASQYSELLETTETPKRKRGEKGEVVETVEDVIVRKLTAERVEELKKIIKETQEKYRQLKKDAELIQAGHMDNRLEELCNEIMIKKKMEEEEAEVKRKATDAAYQARQAIKNPPRRLTGVMVRSPAGSTSPGGDYTLGDLSQPAVDEASPGVTPGTLPSTPVASFIGIPDTPPGSAPLDAPMTPVTDDSPQKKILGQKATPPPSPLLSELLKKGSLLPTSPRLVGENEMAVASGHMNSSGVLLEVGGVLPVLHSGEMQSAPGAVPASPAASGAPTLSRLLEAGPAQFSSPLASFSAVASEPPAKLLPPPVEPVSQATIVMMPTLSAPPVVPPAAAPESVATVSQTEACVSMEAVSDSHTVTVSMDSSEISMIIDSIKKECLGSGAGSAAGSSKDHCMDGKEDLDLAEKMDIAVSYTGEELDFDTVGNIIAIIEDKVDDHPEVLDAAVVEAALSSFCEDTDDPQTLPGPWEHSIRQEHEKQAQIPQVSVTVKQERLECEEPEAKGIRDLMGIGELGSEIKAEPAEQEQNQLGPEEIIPATARGTETPELRSQEIEEDQRAAVAAGETAEIEIESAKGEDAVHNIVKTETPPDDDSSPPQVPNVSEDSSQADVQHKFELSESMKEEAQALFRSQMKDAQGEEDDEDGASEAASLEEPKEEDQGEGYLSEMDNEPPVSESDDGFSVHNAPLQSHTLADSIPSSPASSQFSVCSEDQEAIQAQKIWKKAIMLVWRAAANHRYANVFLQPVTDDIAPGYHSIVQRPMDLSTIKKNIENGLIRTTAEFQRDIMLMFQNAVMYNSSDHDVYHMAVEMQRDVLEQIQQFLATQLIMQTSESGISAKSLRGRDSTRKQDASEKDGGTRGRRCAIEADMKMKK, encoded by the exons ATGGCGGCGGGGACGGGCA AGCACAAGCTGCTGAGCGCCGGCCCCACGGAGCCCTGGTCCATCCGCGAGAAGCTCTGCCTGGCCTCGTCCGTCATGCGCAGCGGAGACCAGAACTG GGTCTCGGTCAGCAGAGCTATCAAACCTTTTGCAGAGCCTGGACGCCCACCTGACTGGTTTTCCCAAAAG cACTGTGCATCTCAGTATTCAGAGCTCTTGGAGACTACGGAAACCCCCAA GAGAAAACGTGGTGAGAAGGGAGAAGTTGTGGAAACTGTAGAAGATGTTATTGTGCGGAAACTGACTGCAGAACGAGTGGAGGagttgaagaaaattattaaagaaacaCAGGAGAAATACCG GCAACTCAAGAAGGATGCAGAGCTGATCCAGGCCGGACACATGGATAACAGACTGGAGGAGCTGTGCAATGAGATTATGAT aaagaaaaaaatggaggaggaggaggcagaagtCAAGAGGAAGGCTACAGATGCTGCTTATCAGG CTCGTCAGGCCATTAAGAATCCGCCACGACGATTAACGGGTGTGATGGTTCGGTCCCCTGCAGGCTCAACTTCCCCAGGGGGAGACTATACCCTGGGAGATCTGTCTCAGCCCGCTGTGGATGAGGCCAGTCCAGGG gtCACTCCAGGGACATTGCCCAGCACCCCAGTTGCCTCCTTCATTGGAATCCCTGACACCcctccaggctctgctcccctggaTGCCCCCATGACCCCAGTCACTGACGATTCACCCCAGAAAAAGATTCTAGGACAAAAAGCAACtccgcctccttcccctctgctctcagaGCTGCTGAAGAAGGGCAGTCTCCTGCCCACAAGCCCCAGGCTG GTCGGTGAAAACGAAATGGCAGTGGCTTCTGGCCACATGAACAGCTCAGGAGTCCTGCTGGAGGTCGGAGGTGTCCTCCCAGTGCTGCACAGTGGGGAAATGCAGTCGGCACCTGGTGCTGTCCCTGCATCTCCTGCCGCTTCAG GTGCTCCTACGCTTTCCCGGCTTTTAGAGGCTGGTCCTGCACAGTTCAGCTCACCTCTTGCTTCCTTCTCCGCTGTTGCCAGCGAACCTCCAGCTAAACTCCTGCCACCCCCCGTAGAGCCTGTGTCGCAGGCAACCATTGTCATGATGCCCACGCTGTCAGCACCGCCCGTTGtgccaccagctgcagctccagaaaGCGTAGCCACAG TAAGCCAGACAGAAGCCTGCGTTTCCATGGAGGCTGTGTCTGATTCCCACACCGTGACAGTGTCCATGGACAGCAGTGAAATATCCATGATCATTGATTCCATCAAGAAGGAGTGCCTGGGTTCTGGGGCTGGCAGCGCTGCAGGCTCTTCCAAAGATCACTGCATGGATGGGAAAGAAGACCTGGATTTGGCTGAGAAAATGGATATTGCAGTGTCCTATACAGGGGAAGAGCTGGACTTCGATACTGTTGGAAATATTATAGCCATCATTGAGGACAAA GTAGATGACCACCCTGAAGTCCTGGATGCAGCAGTTGTTGAAGCTGCTCTGTCGTCTTTCTGTGAAGATACTGATGACCCTCAGACACTGCCTGGCCCGTGGGAACACTCAATTCGTCAGGAGCACGAGAAACAGGCCCAGATACCCCAAGTGTCTGTGACTGTGAAGCAGGAGAGGCTGGAGTGTGAGGAGCCAGAGGCAAAGGGAATTCGAGACCTAATGGGCATTGGCGAGCTGGGGTCAGAAATAAAGGCAGaacctgcagagcaggagcagaatcAGCTGGGCCCTGAGGAAATCATACCAGCAACTGCAAGAGGGACAGAAACACCAGAGCTTAGAAGTCAAGAGATAGAAGAAGATCAAAGAGCAGCTGTAGCAGCAGGAGAGACGGCTGAAATTGAGATAGAATCGGCCAAGGGAGAAGACGCAGTGCACAACATAGTGAAGACAGAG ACCCCACCTGATGATGATTCATCCCCTCCACAAGTCCCAAATGTGAGTGAAGACTCCTCACAGGCTGATGTTCAGCACAAATTTGAGCTGTCAG agTCAATGAAGGAGGAGGCCCAAGCCCTGTTTAGAAGTCAGATGAAG GATGCACAGGGCGAAGAGGATGATGAGGATGGTGCCAGTGAGGCTGCCAGTTTGGAGGAGCCCAAAGAAGAAGATCAGGGTGAGGGATATCTATCAGAGATGGATAACGAACCCCCCGTGAGTGAGAGCGATGATGGCTTCAGTGTCCATAACGCACCTTTACAGTCTCACACGCTAGCTGACTCCAtccccagcagcccagcctCCTCACAGTT CTCAGTGTGCAGTGAGGACCAGGAAGCGATACAGGCCCAGAAGATCTGGAAGAAAGCCATCATGCTagtctggagagcagcagctaATCACAG GTATGCCAATGTCTTTCTACAGCCTGTAACTGATGATATAGCACCCGGCTACCACAGTATTGTGCAGAG GCCAATGGATTTGTCTACCATCAAAAAGAACATTGAGAATGGGCTGATACGAACCACAGCTGAGTTCCAGCGTGATATTATGTTGATGTTTCAAAATGCAGTGATGTACAACAGCTCTGACCATGACGTGTACCACATGGCTGTGGAGATGCAACGAGATGTCCTGGAGCAGATCCAG CAATTTCTGGCCACTCAGCTGATCATGCAAACATCAGAGTCAGGGATCAGTGCAAAGAGCTTGCGTGGGCGAGACTCCACTCGCAAGCAAGATGCTTCGGAGAAG GACGGAGGCACCAGAGGGCGTCGCTGTGCCATCGAGGCAGACatgaagatgaagaaatga
- the BRD8 gene encoding bromodomain-containing protein 8 isoform X1, translating into MAAGTGKHKLLSAGPTEPWSIREKLCLASSVMRSGDQNWVSVSRAIKPFAEPGRPPDWFSQKHCASQYSELLETTETPKRKRGEKGEVVETVEDVIVRKLTAERVEELKKIIKETQEKYRQLKKDAELIQAGHMDNRLEELCNEIMIKKKMEEEEAEVKRKATDAAYQARQAIKNPPRRLTGVMVRSPAGSTSPGGDYTLGDLSQPAVDEASPGVGENEMAVASGHMNSSGVLLEVGGVLPVLHSGEMQSAPGAVPASPAASGAPTLSRLLEAGPAQFSSPLASFSAVASEPPAKLLPPPVEPVSQATIVMMPTLSAPPVVPPAAAPESVATVSQTEACVSMEAVSDSHTVTVSMDSSEISMIIDSIKKECLGSGAGSAAGSSKDHCMDGKEDLDLAEKMDIAVSYTGEELDFDTVGNIIAIIEDKVDDHPEVLDAAVVEAALSSFCEDTDDPQTLPGPWEHSIRQEHEKQAQIPQVSVTVKQERLECEEPEAKGIRDLMGIGELGSEIKAEPAEQEQNQLGPEEIIPATARGTETPELRSQEIEEDQRAAVAAGETAEIEIESAKGEDAVHNIVKTETPPDDDSSPPQVPNVSEDSSQADVQHKFELSESMKEEAQALFRSQMKDAQGEEDDEDGASEAASLEEPKEEDQGEGYLSEMDNEPPVSESDDGFSVHNAPLQSHTLADSIPSSPASSQFSVCSEDQEAIQAQKIWKKAIMLVWRAAANHRYANVFLQPVTDDIAPGYHSIVQRPMDLSTIKKNIENGLIRTTAEFQRDIMLMFQNAVMYNSSDHDVYHMAVEMQRDVLEQIQQFLATQLIMQTSESGISAKSLRGRDSTRKQDASEKDSVPMGSPAFLLSLFVSIERLRQVPQYCWQHALLLVWVITALSQHPKHCSGVCLTWGLYNHHHREKTSQSRILSVGEWEGLQPFLLVPSVLILSSAFAFFHHFSPAFFPCKWEDRPSDAVL; encoded by the exons ATGGCGGCGGGGACGGGCA AGCACAAGCTGCTGAGCGCCGGCCCCACGGAGCCCTGGTCCATCCGCGAGAAGCTCTGCCTGGCCTCGTCCGTCATGCGCAGCGGAGACCAGAACTG GGTCTCGGTCAGCAGAGCTATCAAACCTTTTGCAGAGCCTGGACGCCCACCTGACTGGTTTTCCCAAAAG cACTGTGCATCTCAGTATTCAGAGCTCTTGGAGACTACGGAAACCCCCAA GAGAAAACGTGGTGAGAAGGGAGAAGTTGTGGAAACTGTAGAAGATGTTATTGTGCGGAAACTGACTGCAGAACGAGTGGAGGagttgaagaaaattattaaagaaacaCAGGAGAAATACCG GCAACTCAAGAAGGATGCAGAGCTGATCCAGGCCGGACACATGGATAACAGACTGGAGGAGCTGTGCAATGAGATTATGAT aaagaaaaaaatggaggaggaggaggcagaagtCAAGAGGAAGGCTACAGATGCTGCTTATCAGG CTCGTCAGGCCATTAAGAATCCGCCACGACGATTAACGGGTGTGATGGTTCGGTCCCCTGCAGGCTCAACTTCCCCAGGGGGAGACTATACCCTGGGAGATCTGTCTCAGCCCGCTGTGGATGAGGCCAGTCCAGGG GTCGGTGAAAACGAAATGGCAGTGGCTTCTGGCCACATGAACAGCTCAGGAGTCCTGCTGGAGGTCGGAGGTGTCCTCCCAGTGCTGCACAGTGGGGAAATGCAGTCGGCACCTGGTGCTGTCCCTGCATCTCCTGCCGCTTCAG GTGCTCCTACGCTTTCCCGGCTTTTAGAGGCTGGTCCTGCACAGTTCAGCTCACCTCTTGCTTCCTTCTCCGCTGTTGCCAGCGAACCTCCAGCTAAACTCCTGCCACCCCCCGTAGAGCCTGTGTCGCAGGCAACCATTGTCATGATGCCCACGCTGTCAGCACCGCCCGTTGtgccaccagctgcagctccagaaaGCGTAGCCACAG TAAGCCAGACAGAAGCCTGCGTTTCCATGGAGGCTGTGTCTGATTCCCACACCGTGACAGTGTCCATGGACAGCAGTGAAATATCCATGATCATTGATTCCATCAAGAAGGAGTGCCTGGGTTCTGGGGCTGGCAGCGCTGCAGGCTCTTCCAAAGATCACTGCATGGATGGGAAAGAAGACCTGGATTTGGCTGAGAAAATGGATATTGCAGTGTCCTATACAGGGGAAGAGCTGGACTTCGATACTGTTGGAAATATTATAGCCATCATTGAGGACAAA GTAGATGACCACCCTGAAGTCCTGGATGCAGCAGTTGTTGAAGCTGCTCTGTCGTCTTTCTGTGAAGATACTGATGACCCTCAGACACTGCCTGGCCCGTGGGAACACTCAATTCGTCAGGAGCACGAGAAACAGGCCCAGATACCCCAAGTGTCTGTGACTGTGAAGCAGGAGAGGCTGGAGTGTGAGGAGCCAGAGGCAAAGGGAATTCGAGACCTAATGGGCATTGGCGAGCTGGGGTCAGAAATAAAGGCAGaacctgcagagcaggagcagaatcAGCTGGGCCCTGAGGAAATCATACCAGCAACTGCAAGAGGGACAGAAACACCAGAGCTTAGAAGTCAAGAGATAGAAGAAGATCAAAGAGCAGCTGTAGCAGCAGGAGAGACGGCTGAAATTGAGATAGAATCGGCCAAGGGAGAAGACGCAGTGCACAACATAGTGAAGACAGAG ACCCCACCTGATGATGATTCATCCCCTCCACAAGTCCCAAATGTGAGTGAAGACTCCTCACAGGCTGATGTTCAGCACAAATTTGAGCTGTCAG agTCAATGAAGGAGGAGGCCCAAGCCCTGTTTAGAAGTCAGATGAAG GATGCACAGGGCGAAGAGGATGATGAGGATGGTGCCAGTGAGGCTGCCAGTTTGGAGGAGCCCAAAGAAGAAGATCAGGGTGAGGGATATCTATCAGAGATGGATAACGAACCCCCCGTGAGTGAGAGCGATGATGGCTTCAGTGTCCATAACGCACCTTTACAGTCTCACACGCTAGCTGACTCCAtccccagcagcccagcctCCTCACAGTT CTCAGTGTGCAGTGAGGACCAGGAAGCGATACAGGCCCAGAAGATCTGGAAGAAAGCCATCATGCTagtctggagagcagcagctaATCACAG GTATGCCAATGTCTTTCTACAGCCTGTAACTGATGATATAGCACCCGGCTACCACAGTATTGTGCAGAG GCCAATGGATTTGTCTACCATCAAAAAGAACATTGAGAATGGGCTGATACGAACCACAGCTGAGTTCCAGCGTGATATTATGTTGATGTTTCAAAATGCAGTGATGTACAACAGCTCTGACCATGACGTGTACCACATGGCTGTGGAGATGCAACGAGATGTCCTGGAGCAGATCCAG CAATTTCTGGCCACTCAGCTGATCATGCAAACATCAGAGTCAGGGATCAGTGCAAAGAGCTTGCGTGGGCGAGACTCCACTCGCAAGCAAGATGCTTCGGAGAAG GACAGTGTCCCAATGGgctctcctgccttccttctctctctctttgtaaGTATTGAAAGGCTCCGGCAGGTACCGCAGTACTGCTGGCAGCACGCTCTGCTCCTTGTCTGGGTGATCACTGCACTGTCACAGCATCCTAAGCATTGCAGCGGGGTGTGTTTAACTTGGGGGCTGTACAACCATCATCATAGAGAAAAAACATCTCAGTCCCGTATTCTCAGCGTGGGTGAGTGGGAGGGgcttcagccttttcttctggtTCCAAGTGTTCTCATTTTGTcatctgcctttgcttttttccaccacttctctcctgctttctttccATGTAAGTGGGAAGACAGACCAAGTGATGCAGTATTGTAG